The proteins below are encoded in one region of Ostrea edulis chromosome 3, xbOstEdul1.1, whole genome shotgun sequence:
- the LOC125673645 gene encoding sialate O-acetylesterase-like: protein MGMFFKLVLFHLAVKAVLAVPGKLSFASYFNDGMVLQKSPQSAQVWGYCSQPGQNVTVTISGQQPVRAFAVDYPNVQGGVWTARLAPQNGPGPVTIEATDGQNKISLSDVLFGDVWICSGQSNMEFTLDMALNASYELADTTKYQSVRVFTATKRTSSKPELDLLQIDEQWSKPTKDTLGHKPWTYFSAVCWLYGKYIYQKLNYPVGLVASSWGGTAIELWSSPDALKQCNIPQKSERQKKGISNSQLWNAMMNPFTKMTVKGAVWYQGEANAGKPDTYKCTFPTMIDDWRAKFHASSGTTSDFPFGFVQLAPFRDDPSITTGFPDIRWHQTADVGYVPNYRMKNVFMSVAMDLPDYKSPYGSIHPQDKQDVSRRLALSGLSVAYNMSLGPFQGPQIAAFYVDIGFFTVGFGFDNAVEIEVRNKAGFEVCCSVNNQSRCDGTDSVWMETPIVKEKPHLITVSYNGTCSNKYVMGYRYAWRESPCPFKMCALYVKGTNIPFGPIFGLGLLNSKRSKLTENRIPIFVKGIK, encoded by the exons ATGGGGATGTTCTTTAAGTTAGTCCTCTTTCATCTAGCAGTTAAAGCGGTGTTAGCAG TACCAGGGAAACTTTCGTTCGCTTCCTACTTTAATGATGGGATGGTGCTACAGAAGTCTCCACAGTCTGCCCAAGTGTGGGGGTACTGCTCCCAACCCGGGCAGAACGTCACAGTGACCATCAGCGGACAGCAGCCCGTACGGGCGTTCGCTGTAGATTACCCGAATGTACAAGGCGGGGTATGGACCGCGAGACTGGCCCCACAGAATGGGCCCGGACCAGTGACTATTGAGGCGACTGACGGACAAAATAAAATTAGTTTGTCTGACGTACTGTTCGGTGATGTTTGGATTTGTTCTGGTCAAAGTAACATGGAGTTTACGCTGGACATG GCTCTGAATGCGTCGTACGAATTAGCGGATACTACTAAATATCAGAGTGTTCGAGTGTTCACCGCAACAAAGAGAACTTCTTCAAAACCGGAATTAGATTTGCTCCAAATTGACGAACAGTGGTCTAAACCTACCAAGG ACACCTTGGGACACAAGCCGTGGACCTATTTCTCGGCCGTCTGCTGGCTCTACGGAAAATACATTTACCAAAAGTTAAACTATCCGGTGGGACTCGTGGCTTCGTCCTGGGGAGGGACGGCTATTGAGCTCTGGTCATCGCCTGATGCACTCAAACAGTGTAATATCCCACAGAAAAGTGAAAG ACAAAAGAAAGGCATATCGAATTCTCAGCTGTGGAACGCCATGATGAATCCGTTCACGAAAATGACTGTCAAGGGAGCGGTGTGGTATCAag GTGAGGCGAACGCCGGAAAGCCAGATACGTACAAGTGCACCTTCCCTACAATGATCGACGATTGGAGGGCGAAATTCCATGCGTCGTCAGGTACTACTTCCGATTTCCCGTTCGGATTTGTGCAG CTTGCCCCGTTTAGAGATGACCCGTCCATCACTACAGGGTTCCCGGATATCCGGTGGCACCAAACGGCGGATGTTGGATACGTCCCCAACTACAGAATGAAGAATGTGTTCATGTCCGTGGCGATGGATTTACCCGACTACAAGTCGCCCTATGGAAG CATTCACCCTCAAGATAAACAGGATGTGAGTCGCCGTCTTGCCCTGTCGGGCCTCTCAGTGGCTTACAATATGTCTTTGGGGCCCTTCCAAGGTCCACAGATTGCAGCTTTTTACGTGGATATCGGATTCTTCACGGTGGGATTCGGGTTCGATAACGCAGTAGAGATCGAGGTCCGAAACAAGGCTGGGTTTGAG GTTTGTTGCTCAGTGAATAACCAGTCACGATGTGACGGCACAGATTCAGTTTGGATGGAGACCCCCATCGTTAAGGAGAAGCCGCATTTAATCACCGTTTCCTATAACGGCACGTGCTCTAACAAATACGTCATGGGTTATCGCTACGCCTGGAGGGAGTCCCCATGTCCATTTAAGATGTGTGCTTTATATGTTAAAGGGACCAATATTCCTTTTGGACCTATATTTGGTTTAGGACTTCTAAATAGCAAACGTAGTAAATTAACAGAGAATAGAATTCCAATATTTGTAAAAGGAATCAAATAA